In the genome of Myxococcus stipitatus, one region contains:
- a CDS encoding pitrilysin family protein, translating into MPSRGQVVMRDVAFPLRDFRMPSGLRVVVEQDARAPMVAMVAVVGTGGTGDPVGKEGLAHVVEHLVFRSRHAGSASVWTRMEDTGAGYVNAFTGLDHTVYQTVGPKESLSALVKMEGQRLSSPLAGVTPEVFAAEREAVRGNRCQRNEMGLVGRVFSWLNAASFPPDHPYARPVVGTHESLTAMSLVDAQRFARHHYRPDNITLVIAGDVDLAAVEGVLLDNLPPEWVGTGAPLALEPRMPNLPEPSPGPASKKLVEHEAAVASPELFLTWVLPRSFDEASAIHDFVQVNLDRSLSGAMFEDTDIAGATTLVVPGTRASMLVVRVALTQGNHPEKSAQKVLDRIFETWAQVIHPGDVLGREFDFQAMRRNVVTGMVLEAEGLLARTTRRAELTHFMMDVRGYTRSQKALMTIDGGKVTDFAYKWLQRERARVILVRPGSNDGAAVAAPVALADEVLTEKPSGRVTPSMLAATSSPVRVLKLDNGMEVLLVPRPGLPVVRVGAVLGGGATFGVKPGVSEMVRFGAFRQSWFAGHGNHWGLHVSSGMRKDHQRFEVAGTSGNVGNMLALLAEQLSTTGTVERVVMYLQEQVVPWRKVLDQHPEMRAERELMRALYGSHVYGYVPTGEQMEKVTQGDMEDWIDEVYRPANTVVVISGEFDPQTVEPLVREYLGGWKDGPVAALTPPPAPPLPALSSRATTVSVSRPGASQGHLQVACRLPTATPELEARYALMAELLSTRTFDQVRSKQGASYGFSARSWLGRGGAAHLIVEGMVDSQRLAETTRGIQTAFTTLAQKLEPAEVERARARLLARQAVSLISSEAWVEELLEARVRGFPPESLAQRPAYLQAVTAEALKEEFSGCMKRWVVGVVADESQTRATFQALSAP; encoded by the coding sequence TTGCCGTCGCGCGGACAGGTGGTGATGCGCGATGTGGCCTTCCCCTTGCGGGACTTCCGCATGCCCTCGGGGCTGCGCGTGGTGGTTGAGCAGGACGCACGCGCGCCGATGGTGGCGATGGTCGCGGTGGTGGGCACGGGCGGCACTGGGGACCCGGTGGGCAAGGAGGGCCTGGCGCACGTGGTCGAGCACCTGGTGTTCCGCTCGCGCCATGCGGGGAGTGCTTCGGTGTGGACGCGCATGGAGGACACGGGGGCCGGGTACGTCAACGCGTTCACCGGCCTGGACCACACCGTCTACCAGACGGTGGGGCCCAAGGAGTCCCTGTCGGCGCTGGTGAAGATGGAGGGCCAGCGCCTGTCTTCTCCGCTCGCGGGCGTCACCCCGGAGGTCTTCGCGGCGGAGCGCGAGGCGGTCCGAGGGAACCGATGCCAGCGCAACGAGATGGGGCTCGTGGGACGGGTCTTCAGTTGGCTGAACGCGGCCTCGTTCCCCCCGGACCACCCGTATGCCCGGCCCGTCGTCGGCACGCATGAATCGCTGACGGCCATGTCCCTGGTGGATGCCCAGCGCTTCGCGCGCCACCACTACCGGCCGGACAACATCACCCTGGTCATCGCCGGGGACGTGGACCTGGCCGCGGTGGAGGGGGTGTTGCTGGACAACCTGCCTCCCGAGTGGGTGGGCACGGGCGCGCCGCTGGCGTTGGAGCCGCGCATGCCGAACCTGCCGGAGCCCTCGCCGGGGCCCGCCTCCAAGAAGCTCGTGGAGCACGAGGCCGCCGTGGCCTCTCCCGAGCTCTTCCTCACCTGGGTGCTGCCCCGCTCCTTCGACGAGGCCAGCGCCATCCATGACTTCGTGCAGGTGAACCTGGACCGGAGCCTGAGCGGCGCGATGTTCGAGGACACCGACATCGCGGGCGCCACCACCCTGGTGGTGCCGGGAACCCGGGCGTCCATGCTGGTGGTCCGCGTGGCGCTGACGCAGGGCAACCACCCGGAGAAGTCCGCGCAGAAGGTGCTGGACCGCATCTTCGAGACCTGGGCGCAGGTCATCCACCCGGGCGATGTGCTGGGGCGCGAGTTCGACTTCCAGGCCATGCGTCGCAACGTCGTGACGGGCATGGTGCTGGAGGCCGAGGGCTTGCTGGCGCGCACCACCCGCCGCGCGGAGCTGACGCACTTCATGATGGACGTGCGGGGGTACACGCGCTCGCAGAAGGCGCTGATGACCATCGACGGCGGCAAGGTGACGGACTTCGCCTACAAGTGGCTCCAGCGCGAGCGCGCGCGCGTCATCCTGGTGCGGCCCGGAAGCAACGACGGCGCGGCGGTGGCGGCCCCCGTCGCCCTGGCCGACGAGGTGCTGACCGAGAAGCCCAGCGGGCGCGTCACCCCGTCGATGCTGGCGGCGACGTCCTCGCCGGTGCGCGTGCTGAAGCTGGACAACGGGATGGAGGTGCTGCTGGTGCCCAGGCCGGGCCTGCCGGTGGTGCGCGTGGGCGCGGTGCTGGGCGGTGGCGCGACGTTTGGCGTGAAGCCCGGGGTGTCGGAGATGGTCCGCTTCGGCGCCTTCCGTCAGTCCTGGTTCGCCGGGCACGGGAACCACTGGGGGCTGCACGTCTCGAGCGGCATGAGGAAGGACCACCAGCGCTTCGAGGTGGCCGGGACGTCCGGCAACGTCGGCAACATGCTGGCGCTCCTGGCCGAGCAGCTCTCCACCACGGGCACCGTGGAGCGGGTGGTGATGTACCTGCAGGAGCAGGTGGTGCCGTGGCGCAAGGTGCTGGACCAGCACCCGGAGATGCGCGCGGAGCGCGAGCTGATGCGGGCCCTCTACGGGAGCCATGTCTACGGGTACGTTCCGACGGGCGAGCAGATGGAGAAGGTGACGCAGGGGGACATGGAGGACTGGATTGACGAGGTGTACCGCCCGGCCAACACCGTGGTGGTCATCTCCGGCGAGTTCGACCCGCAGACGGTGGAGCCGCTGGTGCGTGAGTACCTGGGCGGGTGGAAGGACGGCCCGGTGGCGGCGCTGACGCCGCCCCCCGCTCCGCCGCTGCCCGCGCTGTCCTCGCGCGCCACGACGGTGTCCGTCTCCCGCCCCGGCGCGAGCCAGGGCCACCTCCAGGTGGCGTGCCGCCTGCCCACGGCCACGCCGGAGCTGGAGGCGCGGTACGCGCTGATGGCGGAGCTGCTGTCGACGCGGACGTTCGACCAGGTGCGCTCGAAGCAGGGCGCGTCGTATGGCTTCAGTGCCCGCTCCTGGCTGGGCCGGGGTGGCGCGGCCCACCTCATCGTGGAGGGCATGGTGGACTCGCAGCGCCTGGCGGAGACCACCCGCGGCATCCAGACCGCGTTCACCACCCTGGCCCAGAAGCTGGAGCCGGCGGAGGTGGAGCGGGCCCGGGCGAGGCTGCTCGCGCGGCAGGCCGTGTCGCTCATCTCCTCGGAGGCCTGGGTGGAGGAGCTCCTGGAGGCCCGCGTGCGAGGCTTCCCCCCGGAGTCGCTGGCCCAGCGGCCGGCGTACCTCCAGGCGGTGACGGCGGAGGCGCTGAAGGAGGAGTTCAGCGGGTGCATGAAGCGCTGGGTGGTGGGCGTGGTGGCCGACGAGAGCCAGACGCGCGCGAC
- a CDS encoding fused MFS/spermidine synthase — translation MVRFIPWLALLVSAFLSCGASGPRKSLYEKQSPYTLIAVTEDSRGRRYLQFDTSGALQSVVWPGQPLRLELPYTRMSMVGLSFVPKPHRILVVGLGGGAMPMFLRAVLPRAHIDVVDIDPDVVSVAQRYFGFREDSRLKAHVADGRAFIEAERPAYDLVFLDAYGPDSIPEHLGTVEFLTSVRARLTEKGAVVGNVWEDPPNPLFSSMLRTWREGFQQLYTFAVPGSGNRIFVGVAYPELQSREVLESRAQALETRRRVPFDLSAMVAEGYDIVSASEDLTGAVLKDPPARTPRPPEPAPRPVAPVP, via the coding sequence ATGGTGCGCTTCATCCCCTGGCTGGCGCTGCTCGTGTCGGCCTTCCTGTCTTGCGGCGCGTCGGGTCCCCGCAAGTCCCTGTACGAGAAGCAATCCCCGTACACCCTCATCGCCGTGACGGAGGACTCGCGGGGCCGGCGCTATCTCCAGTTCGATACCTCCGGCGCGCTCCAGAGCGTGGTGTGGCCGGGGCAGCCGCTGAGGCTGGAGCTGCCCTACACGCGCATGTCCATGGTGGGGCTGTCCTTCGTCCCCAAGCCCCATCGCATCCTGGTGGTGGGGCTGGGCGGGGGCGCAATGCCCATGTTCCTGCGCGCGGTGTTGCCGCGAGCACACATCGACGTGGTGGACATCGACCCGGACGTCGTGTCGGTGGCCCAGCGCTACTTCGGCTTCCGCGAGGACTCGCGCCTGAAGGCCCACGTCGCGGATGGCCGGGCCTTCATCGAGGCGGAGCGTCCCGCGTATGACCTCGTCTTCCTGGACGCGTATGGCCCCGACAGCATCCCCGAGCACCTGGGCACGGTGGAGTTCCTCACGTCGGTGCGGGCTCGGCTGACGGAGAAGGGCGCGGTGGTGGGCAACGTCTGGGAGGACCCGCCCAATCCCTTGTTCTCCTCCATGCTCCGCACATGGCGCGAGGGCTTCCAGCAGCTCTACACCTTCGCGGTGCCGGGCAGCGGCAATCGCATCTTCGTGGGCGTGGCATACCCGGAGCTGCAATCGCGTGAGGTGCTGGAGTCGCGAGCACAGGCGCTGGAGACGCGCCGCCGCGTGCCCTTCGACCTGAGCGCGATGGTGGCGGAGGGCTATGACATCGTCTCCGCGAGCGAGGACCTGACGGGCGCTGTGTTGAAGGACCCGCCCGCGCGGACGCCGCGTCCGCCGGAGCCGGCTCCGCGGCCCGTGGCGCCCGTTCCCTGA
- a CDS encoding ATP-binding domain-containing protein codes for MTRPPEALSEAALAVIAEEEALLTRVQTTLEAARHKAGRDQENRGLVAQLQVLRDDAASAAVADLPHLFFQMDQTRALLDRQETSQLPDSQAPYFAHLRLQGEAGPRDYLLGRATFADLSAGVRVIDWRYAPIARVFYSYEEGDAYEEQFGERLAEGTVEVRRLVVIERGVLTRIISGALVLERDARGTWHEVGREQSALQAGGAGSAARPGKLGTGKGARRMEDAFGVTALLDAEQYEAVSVDPTQPLLVLGSAGSGKTTVALHRLAKIAFDNLEQFPQSRMKLIVPEPGLARLSRRLLAPLGLGRVSVETLDGWLLSTARAAFDLPGIKLSPETPPLVSRFKRHPALRRALLGRIGAPKTPQGTTLERVHRRLADAYLDRSFLEAVVKDARGELPSTAIDETLQHTRLQRSTPLDKELKDITDPERLITVDGKGIEDDTPYALAGTVDLEDLPILMFLKAQHGSLGLERLAHVVLDEAEDFSLFELFVVRRLLGKGRSCTLAGDEMQQTEAGFAGWPEALDELGIRDAATCRLQVSYRCPAPVVELARRVLGTQAPAESAQALRAGAPVGFHHFPVEAQAQLFVGEALRDLVAREPHASVGVIASSPESADAVYRVVADQSWARRVKDGEFSFEPGVDVTDVGSVKGLEFDYVILPDVTARAWPVDDESRRRLHVAITRTSHQLWVVSSGVRSRLISPEAGEAAPR; via the coding sequence ATGACTCGTCCGCCGGAAGCCCTCTCCGAAGCCGCCCTGGCCGTCATCGCCGAGGAGGAAGCGCTGCTCACGCGCGTCCAGACGACGCTGGAGGCCGCCAGGCACAAGGCCGGGCGCGACCAGGAGAACCGGGGGCTCGTCGCCCAGCTCCAGGTCCTGCGCGACGACGCGGCGAGCGCCGCCGTGGCCGACCTCCCCCACCTCTTCTTCCAGATGGACCAGACGCGCGCCCTGCTGGACCGCCAGGAGACCTCGCAGCTCCCGGACTCCCAGGCCCCCTACTTCGCGCACCTGCGCCTCCAGGGCGAGGCCGGCCCCCGCGACTACCTGCTCGGCCGCGCCACCTTCGCGGACCTCAGCGCCGGCGTGCGTGTCATCGACTGGCGCTATGCCCCCATCGCCCGCGTCTTCTACTCCTACGAGGAAGGCGACGCGTACGAGGAGCAGTTCGGCGAGCGGCTCGCCGAGGGCACCGTCGAGGTGCGCAGGCTGGTGGTCATCGAGCGCGGCGTGCTGACGCGCATCATCTCCGGCGCCCTGGTGCTGGAGCGCGACGCGCGCGGCACGTGGCACGAGGTGGGCCGGGAGCAGAGCGCCCTCCAGGCGGGAGGCGCGGGGAGCGCGGCGCGGCCGGGCAAGCTCGGCACCGGCAAGGGCGCCCGGCGCATGGAGGACGCGTTCGGTGTCACCGCCCTCCTGGACGCCGAGCAGTACGAAGCGGTGAGCGTGGACCCGACGCAGCCCCTGCTCGTGCTCGGCAGCGCGGGCAGCGGGAAGACGACGGTGGCCCTGCACCGGCTGGCGAAGATTGCCTTCGACAACCTGGAGCAATTTCCCCAGTCCCGCATGAAGCTCATCGTCCCCGAGCCGGGCCTTGCCCGCTTGTCCCGGCGGCTGCTGGCGCCGCTGGGCCTGGGGCGCGTGTCGGTGGAGACGCTGGACGGGTGGCTGTTGTCCACGGCGCGCGCGGCGTTCGACCTGCCCGGCATCAAGCTCAGCCCCGAGACGCCGCCGCTCGTCTCCCGCTTCAAGCGCCACCCGGCGCTGCGGCGGGCGCTGCTCGGACGCATCGGCGCGCCCAAGACGCCCCAAGGCACCACGCTGGAGCGCGTGCACCGGCGGCTGGCGGATGCCTACCTGGACCGGAGCTTCCTCGAGGCCGTGGTGAAGGACGCCCGGGGCGAGCTGCCGAGCACCGCCATCGACGAGACGCTGCAGCACACGCGGCTGCAGCGCTCCACGCCGCTGGACAAGGAGCTCAAGGACATCACCGACCCGGAGCGGCTCATCACCGTGGACGGCAAGGGCATCGAGGACGACACGCCCTACGCACTGGCCGGCACCGTGGACCTGGAGGACCTGCCCATCCTCATGTTCCTCAAGGCGCAGCACGGCTCGCTCGGACTGGAGCGGCTGGCCCACGTCGTCCTCGACGAGGCGGAGGACTTCTCCCTCTTCGAGCTGTTCGTCGTGCGGAGGCTGCTCGGCAAGGGCAGGAGCTGCACGCTCGCGGGGGATGAGATGCAGCAGACGGAGGCGGGCTTCGCCGGCTGGCCGGAGGCCCTGGACGAGCTGGGCATCCGGGATGCAGCCACCTGCCGGTTGCAGGTGTCATACCGTTGCCCCGCGCCCGTGGTGGAGCTGGCGCGGCGGGTGCTCGGCACCCAGGCCCCCGCCGAGTCCGCCCAGGCACTCCGCGCGGGAGCGCCCGTCGGCTTCCACCACTTCCCGGTGGAGGCCCAGGCCCAGCTCTTCGTGGGCGAGGCGCTCCGGGACCTCGTCGCGCGCGAGCCGCACGCCTCCGTCGGCGTCATCGCCAGCAGCCCCGAGTCCGCCGACGCCGTCTACCGCGTCGTCGCGGACCAGTCCTGGGCTCGCCGGGTGAAGGACGGCGAGTTCTCCTTCGAGCCCGGCGTGGACGTCACGGACGTGGGCAGCGTGAAGGGCCTGGAGTTCGACTACGTCATCCTCCCGGACGTCACCGCGCGCGCCTGGCCGGTGGATGACGAGTCGCGCCGCCGGCTGCACGTGGCCATCACCCGCACGTCCCATCAGCTCTGGGTGGTGTCCTCCGGCGTGCGCTCGCGCCTCATCTCGCCGGAGGCAGGCGAGGCAGCTCCACGGTGA
- a CDS encoding ATP-binding protein, protein MTSTPGVSNVAASNVDVEGLDTVLWDQLPESVAICTAQGVCHYVNPAMERVFGSLGTELVGGVLWELYPDVLRQELQERFQRVAATGEPEEFEWHFMARERWFVLRLFRGHGRVYVFASENTAEKKQEAILRGLYDETRRAQRHAAFLAQASEVLASSLEHDEILQRLTFLAVPPLADGCIVDVPMPDGRVRRVAITHVRTELVERARAYHERYPIRLDATHGVGKVLRTGTTEFVPELRQDAAGGQARMEEVRRQAMMELGVTAYIIVPLMSRGRVLGALSLVNTEGGRRYTHADVRLAEDLARRAATSLDNGRLYTEAQEAVRARDSFLSVASHELNTPLTSLTLNVQALRRQLEATADKAPESVSNKVVAVQRQLSRLSSLVRELLDVSRITAGKLRLEREDMDLAALTRELLPRYAEELSRAGCALRLEASETATGHWDKLRVEQVFQNLLSNAIKYGRGHPIDVRVGADSERAWLSVADGGMGIAQEAQPRLFQRFERLASERHYGGLGLGLWIVRQIVDAMDGRIHVRSAPGQGSTFTVELPRLPPAR, encoded by the coding sequence GTGACGTCAACGCCGGGGGTCTCGAATGTCGCCGCGTCCAACGTGGACGTGGAGGGACTCGACACCGTGTTGTGGGACCAGCTCCCGGAGAGCGTGGCCATCTGCACGGCGCAGGGCGTGTGTCACTACGTGAATCCCGCCATGGAGCGCGTCTTCGGCAGCCTGGGGACGGAGCTCGTGGGCGGGGTGTTGTGGGAGCTGTACCCGGACGTCCTGCGGCAGGAGCTCCAGGAGCGCTTCCAGCGCGTGGCGGCCACGGGCGAGCCGGAGGAGTTCGAGTGGCACTTCATGGCGCGCGAGCGCTGGTTCGTGCTGCGCCTCTTCCGGGGCCATGGCCGCGTCTACGTCTTCGCGTCGGAGAACACGGCGGAGAAGAAGCAGGAGGCCATCCTCCGCGGCCTCTACGACGAGACGCGCCGCGCGCAGCGCCACGCGGCCTTCCTGGCGCAGGCCAGCGAGGTGCTGGCCTCCTCGCTGGAGCACGACGAAATCCTCCAGCGCCTCACCTTCCTCGCCGTGCCGCCGCTGGCGGACGGGTGCATCGTGGATGTCCCCATGCCCGACGGGCGGGTGCGGCGCGTGGCCATCACCCACGTGCGCACGGAGCTGGTGGAGCGCGCCCGCGCGTACCACGAGCGCTATCCCATCCGGCTGGACGCGACGCACGGGGTGGGGAAGGTGCTGCGCACGGGCACCACGGAGTTCGTCCCGGAGCTGCGCCAGGATGCCGCGGGCGGGCAGGCGCGCATGGAGGAGGTGCGCCGCCAGGCCATGATGGAGCTGGGCGTGACGGCGTACATCATCGTCCCCTTGATGAGCCGGGGGCGGGTGCTCGGGGCGCTGTCGCTGGTCAACACGGAGGGCGGCAGGCGCTACACCCACGCGGACGTGCGGCTGGCGGAGGACCTGGCCCGGCGCGCGGCCACGTCGCTGGACAACGGGCGGCTCTACACGGAGGCGCAGGAGGCGGTGCGCGCGCGGGACTCGTTCCTGTCGGTGGCCTCGCATGAGCTGAACACGCCGCTCACCTCGCTGACGCTCAACGTCCAGGCGCTGCGCCGCCAGCTGGAGGCCACCGCCGACAAGGCGCCCGAGTCCGTCTCGAACAAGGTGGTGGCGGTGCAGCGCCAGCTGTCGAGGCTCTCCAGCCTGGTGCGGGAGCTCCTGGACGTGTCGCGCATCACCGCGGGCAAGCTGCGGCTGGAGCGCGAGGACATGGACCTGGCGGCGCTCACGCGGGAGCTGTTGCCGCGCTACGCGGAGGAGCTGTCGCGGGCGGGGTGCGCGCTGCGGCTGGAGGCGTCCGAGACGGCGACGGGCCACTGGGACAAGCTGCGCGTCGAGCAGGTGTTCCAGAACCTGCTCTCCAACGCCATCAAGTACGGCCGAGGCCACCCCATCGACGTGCGCGTGGGCGCCGACTCCGAGCGGGCGTGGCTGTCGGTGGCGGACGGCGGCATGGGCATCGCCCAGGAGGCGCAGCCGCGCCTGTTCCAGCGCTTCGAGCGGCTGGCCAGCGAGCGGCACTACGGCGGCCTGGGCCTGGGGCTTTGGATTGTGCGGCAGATCGTGGACGCGATGGACGGGCGCATCCACGTGCGCAGCGCGCCCGGCCAGGGCTCCACCTTCACCGTGGAGCTGCCTCGCCTGCCTCCGGCGAGATGA
- a CDS encoding HAMP domain-containing sensor histidine kinase, with the protein MVVETSRRGTPGAGDHEGGAPDASHRAAGELEQRVAERTAALEAALRVRDEFLSVASHELRTPLTSLRLYVDGLVRSAELGAVAPSDVPKRLARVQDQCRRLDRLIATLLDVSLLSTQRPVLDLEEVDLGLLVRSTAERMEDDIRRAGCDLCLRAPPGIVGAWDRTRVEQVFTNLLTNALRHAAGTPVEVALTCEDSHALLRVQDQGPGISEQDQERLFQRFSRLDSKRPGFGLGLWISRQLVELHGGTLSVMSAPGQGASFLVRLPLPAAPAQGP; encoded by the coding sequence ATGGTGGTGGAGACGAGTCGGAGGGGGACACCCGGCGCGGGTGACCACGAGGGGGGCGCTCCGGACGCGTCGCATCGAGCCGCGGGGGAGCTGGAGCAGCGTGTGGCGGAGCGGACGGCGGCGCTGGAGGCGGCGCTGCGGGTTCGCGACGAGTTCCTGTCCGTGGCGTCCCACGAGCTGCGCACGCCGCTGACCTCGCTGCGGCTGTACGTGGACGGGCTGGTGCGCTCCGCGGAGCTGGGCGCGGTGGCGCCCTCGGACGTGCCCAAGCGCCTGGCCCGGGTCCAGGACCAGTGCCGGCGGCTGGACAGGCTCATCGCCACGCTGCTGGACGTGTCGCTCCTGTCCACCCAGCGCCCGGTGCTGGACCTGGAGGAGGTGGACCTGGGGCTGCTCGTGCGGAGCACCGCGGAGCGGATGGAGGACGACATCCGGCGGGCCGGGTGCGACTTGTGCCTGCGGGCACCTCCCGGAATCGTGGGCGCGTGGGACCGCACCCGCGTGGAGCAGGTCTTCACCAACCTGCTGACCAATGCCTTGCGGCACGCGGCCGGGACGCCCGTCGAGGTGGCGCTGACGTGCGAGGACTCCCACGCGCTGCTCCGGGTCCAGGACCAGGGGCCCGGCATCTCCGAGCAGGACCAGGAGCGGCTGTTCCAGCGCTTCTCCCGGCTGGACTCGAAGCGGCCCGGCTTCGGGCTGGGGTTGTGGATTTCAAGACAGTTGGTGGAGCTGCATGGCGGCACCTTGAGCGTGATGAGTGCCCCGGGCCAGGGCGCCAGCTTCCTGGTCCGGCTGCCGTTGCCGGCGGCCCCGGCGCAGGGGCCTTGA
- a CDS encoding pectin acetylesterase-family hydrolase, giving the protein MKRVLVACTAVAALMVPSAARSEVVMSSIVDVLVDGGNNYPWQKVELPGTKCGNGSQFKFFVHKTNSPNVLMLLEGGGACWDYDTCSGRAGVLGAANPNGISDDYITQFTAKYVSPLVNGADPGLPGRSKTDLVTKGWNIVYVPYCTGDVHVGNNVKTYVDSTGQNPPLTWHHSGYTNTLAVANYAKSQFPNAQKFLMTGYSAGGTATSAGYYFVRRIMNPARGYLLNDSGPIFLAPNADFKSRALHTKIRESWDLDSVFGQLPASFDRNDFGSINRMVAQEFPNDQLAYTGYTRDYNYSRFSYDRFHSPNDQESVLGYWKGDQDKLVAELNKYNNYSYFIPHHRAINSSHCSTIITFIGSHACQQMEKKRYWYEYMEFPWGQTYKCYSEFVGMDVFLSRWVNGNQRVRIYEPANWYNNEDPGMQIVAPLINGALGG; this is encoded by the coding sequence ATGAAGCGCGTACTCGTGGCGTGCACTGCTGTCGCCGCGCTGATGGTGCCCAGCGCCGCACGCTCGGAAGTCGTGATGTCGTCCATCGTCGATGTGCTGGTGGATGGTGGCAACAACTACCCCTGGCAGAAGGTGGAGCTGCCTGGGACCAAGTGTGGCAATGGTTCCCAGTTCAAGTTCTTCGTCCACAAGACGAACTCGCCCAACGTGCTGATGCTGCTGGAAGGTGGCGGCGCGTGCTGGGACTACGACACCTGTAGCGGCCGCGCGGGCGTGTTGGGCGCGGCGAACCCGAACGGCATCTCCGACGACTACATCACCCAGTTCACCGCGAAGTATGTCTCGCCGTTGGTCAACGGCGCGGACCCGGGCCTGCCGGGCCGCAGCAAGACGGACCTGGTGACCAAGGGCTGGAACATCGTCTACGTGCCGTACTGCACCGGCGACGTGCACGTGGGCAACAACGTGAAGACGTACGTGGACAGCACGGGGCAGAACCCGCCGCTGACCTGGCACCACAGCGGCTACACCAACACGCTGGCGGTGGCGAACTACGCCAAGTCGCAGTTCCCCAATGCCCAGAAGTTCCTGATGACGGGCTACAGCGCGGGCGGCACGGCCACCTCCGCGGGCTACTACTTCGTGCGCCGCATCATGAACCCGGCGCGGGGCTATCTGCTCAACGACTCCGGCCCCATCTTCCTGGCGCCCAACGCCGACTTCAAGTCGCGCGCGCTGCACACCAAGATTCGCGAGTCGTGGGACCTGGACTCGGTGTTCGGCCAGCTGCCCGCGTCGTTCGACCGCAACGACTTCGGCAGCATCAACCGGATGGTCGCGCAGGAGTTCCCCAACGACCAGCTCGCGTACACGGGCTACACGCGCGACTACAACTACTCGCGCTTCTCCTACGACCGCTTCCACTCGCCCAATGACCAGGAGAGCGTGCTGGGCTACTGGAAGGGCGACCAGGACAAGCTCGTCGCCGAGCTGAACAAGTACAACAACTACAGCTACTTCATCCCCCACCACCGCGCCATCAACTCCAGCCACTGCAGCACCATCATCACCTTCATCGGCTCGCACGCCTGCCAGCAAATGGAGAAGAAGCGGTACTGGTACGAGTACATGGAGTTCCCGTGGGGCCAGACGTACAAGTGCTACAGCGAGTTCGTGGGCATGGACGTGTTCCTGTCCCGCTGGGTCAACGGCAACCAGCGCGTGCGCATCTACGAGCCCGCGAACTGGTACAACAACGAGGACCCGGGCATGCAGATTGTCGCGCCGCTCATCAACGGCGCGCTGGGCGGGTAG